In the genome of Cronobacter malonaticus LMG 23826, one region contains:
- a CDS encoding pyrimidine (deoxy)nucleoside triphosphate diphosphatase, with product MQIIDVVAAIIVREGRLLLAQRSPDGDQPGLWEFPGGKVEPGESQPAALARELTEELAISARIGPYVASHTREVSGRVIRLHAWQVDDFDGEPQALCHSALVWCAPREAFDYALAPADIPLLEAFMSARDATPADSC from the coding sequence ATGCAAATCATTGATGTCGTGGCGGCAATTATCGTGCGCGAGGGCCGTTTGCTGCTGGCGCAGCGCTCGCCTGATGGCGATCAGCCGGGGCTGTGGGAATTTCCCGGCGGCAAAGTGGAGCCGGGCGAAAGCCAGCCTGCGGCGCTGGCGCGTGAGCTTACCGAAGAGCTGGCGATAAGCGCGCGTATTGGCCCGTATGTGGCAAGCCACACGCGTGAGGTTTCCGGGCGGGTTATTCGGTTACATGCGTGGCAGGTGGACGATTTCGACGGCGAGCCGCAGGCGCTGTGCCACAGTGCGCTCGTCTGGTGTGCGCCGCGCGAGGCGTTCGACTATGCGCTCGCCCCGGCGGATATTCCACTGCTGGAAGCGTTTATGTCCGCACGCGACGCCACACCAGCGGATTCGTGCTGA
- a CDS encoding DUF1496 domain-containing protein produces MSVKKCLLAALALLATLPAGADRLRPDVQVNVPEEVFSTGGQRSQQQCVQCCVYQDQNYSEGAVIKADGVLLQCQRDEKTLSTNPLVWRRVRT; encoded by the coding sequence GTGTCAGTGAAAAAATGCTTACTGGCGGCGCTGGCGCTGCTGGCCACACTGCCGGCGGGCGCCGACAGGCTGCGTCCGGATGTGCAGGTCAACGTGCCGGAAGAGGTGTTCAGTACCGGCGGCCAGCGTTCGCAGCAGCAGTGTGTTCAGTGCTGCGTCTATCAGGATCAGAACTACTCAGAAGGGGCGGTCATCAAAGCCGATGGCGTGCTGTTGCAGTGCCAGCGCGACGAGAAAACCCTCAGCACGAATCCGCTGGTGTGGCGTCGCGTGCGGACATAA
- a CDS encoding DNA topoisomerase III: MRLFIAEKPSLGRAIADVLPKPHRRGDGFIECGNGQVVTWCVGHLLEQAQPDAYDSRYGRWNLADLPIVPEKWQLQPKPSVAKQLNVIKKLLREAQEIVHAGDPDREGQLLVDEVLDYLQLPAEKRQQVRRCLINDLNPQAVERAIDKLRENREFVPLSTSALARARADWLYGINMTRAWTLLGQNAGYQGVLSVGRVQTPVLGLVVRRDEEIENFVAKDFFEVKAHIITPAQERFTALWQPSEACEPYQDEEGRLLNRALAEHVVKRIEGQPALVTSYNDKRESEAAPLPFSLSTLQIEAARRFNLSAQTVLDICQKLYETHKLITYPRSDCRYLPEEHFAGRHAVLKAIGVHAPDLLPQPAVDPERRNRCWDDKKVDAHHAIIPTARSAPASLSDGEAKIYGLIARQYLMQFCQDAQFRKCVIELEIAGGKFIAKARFLAETGWRALLGAKERDEENDGTPLPVVAKGDELHCERGEVVERQTQPPRHFTDATLLSAMTGIARFVQDKDLKKILRATDGLGTEATRAGIIELLFKRGFLEKQGRYIHSTPAGKALIHALPELAARPDMTAQWESTLTQISEKQCRYQDFMQPLVQTLYTLIDQARSAPVRQFRGLVAPQQAQKRRAGKGGKKPASRKRGSAQPAAE; the protein is encoded by the coding sequence GAGCAGGCGCAGCCGGACGCCTATGACAGTCGTTATGGCCGCTGGAATCTCGCCGACTTACCCATCGTGCCGGAAAAGTGGCAACTCCAGCCGAAACCGTCTGTCGCAAAGCAGCTTAACGTCATCAAAAAGCTGCTGCGCGAGGCGCAGGAGATTGTTCACGCAGGCGACCCGGATCGCGAAGGGCAACTGCTGGTGGATGAAGTGCTCGACTACCTGCAACTGCCTGCGGAAAAGCGCCAGCAGGTGCGCCGCTGCCTGATTAACGATCTCAACCCGCAGGCGGTGGAGCGCGCTATCGACAAGCTGCGCGAGAACCGCGAGTTTGTGCCGCTCAGCACCTCGGCGCTCGCCCGCGCCCGCGCGGACTGGCTTTACGGCATTAACATGACGCGCGCCTGGACGCTGCTCGGGCAGAACGCGGGCTACCAGGGCGTGCTCTCGGTAGGCCGCGTCCAGACGCCTGTGCTGGGGCTGGTGGTGCGGCGCGACGAAGAGATTGAAAACTTCGTCGCCAAAGATTTCTTTGAGGTCAAAGCGCACATCATTACGCCCGCGCAGGAGCGCTTTACCGCCCTCTGGCAGCCAAGCGAGGCCTGCGAGCCTTATCAGGATGAAGAAGGGCGGCTCCTCAACCGCGCGCTGGCGGAGCATGTCGTTAAGCGCATTGAAGGACAGCCTGCGCTGGTTACCAGCTATAACGACAAGCGCGAAAGCGAGGCCGCGCCGCTGCCGTTCTCGCTCTCGACGCTGCAAATCGAGGCCGCGAGACGCTTCAACCTGAGCGCGCAGACGGTGCTGGATATCTGCCAGAAGCTGTACGAAACCCACAAACTCATTACGTATCCGCGCTCCGACTGCCGCTACCTGCCGGAAGAACACTTCGCGGGCCGCCATGCGGTGCTGAAGGCGATAGGCGTTCACGCGCCGGATCTCCTGCCGCAGCCCGCGGTCGATCCGGAGCGCCGCAACCGCTGCTGGGATGACAAAAAAGTGGACGCGCACCACGCCATTATCCCCACAGCGCGCAGCGCGCCCGCGTCGCTCTCTGACGGCGAGGCGAAAATCTACGGGCTTATCGCCCGTCAGTACCTGATGCAGTTCTGCCAGGACGCGCAGTTTCGCAAATGCGTCATTGAGCTTGAGATAGCCGGCGGCAAATTTATCGCCAAAGCGCGCTTTCTGGCGGAAACGGGCTGGCGCGCGCTGCTGGGCGCGAAAGAGCGCGACGAAGAGAACGACGGTACGCCGCTACCGGTGGTGGCAAAAGGCGACGAGCTGCACTGCGAGCGTGGCGAAGTGGTTGAACGCCAGACCCAGCCGCCGCGCCACTTTACTGACGCCACGCTGCTCTCGGCCATGACCGGCATCGCGCGTTTCGTGCAGGATAAAGATCTGAAGAAGATCCTGCGCGCCACCGACGGGCTTGGCACCGAAGCGACCCGCGCGGGCATTATCGAGCTTCTGTTTAAGCGCGGTTTCCTTGAAAAGCAGGGGCGCTATATTCATTCGACGCCCGCCGGGAAAGCGCTGATCCACGCATTGCCGGAGCTTGCCGCGCGCCCGGACATGACCGCGCAGTGGGAATCGACGCTGACGCAAATCAGCGAAAAACAGTGCCGCTATCAGGATTTCATGCAGCCGCTGGTGCAGACGCTCTACACGCTCATTGATCAGGCGCGTAGTGCGCCGGTGCGTCAGTTCCGCGGTCTGGTGGCTCCCCAGCAGGCGCAAAAACGCCGCGCGGGCAAAGGCGGCAAAAAGCCTGCGTCCCGCAAGCGCGGTAGCGCCCAGCCTGCGGCGGAGTAA